The sequence below is a genomic window from Ignavibacteriales bacterium.
ATCAACAGGTCTTCATACAAATGGATATTCATTTGCAAGAAAAGTTCTTCTTAAAAAATATTCTCTCAAAGATATGGTTGATGGACTTAATAAATCATTAGGGGAAGAACTTTTATCTGTGCATAAATCATATTTGAAATTAATTTCAGTATTGAAAACTAAAACTGAAGTAAAAGGATTTTCACACATCACAGGTGGTGGAATTGTTGGTAATACAACGAGGATAATTCCAGATGGACTTGGTTTAAAGATTAATTGGAATAGTTGGGAACAGCCTGCAATTTTCAAACTTATTCAAAAGACTGGTAATGTCTCTGATGAAGAAATGCAGAAAGCATTTAATCTTGGAATCGGTTTGATTGCGATTATATCTGAAAGCGAAAAAAATATTGTAACAAAACTAGCGGAAGAATTGAACGAACAGTGTCACATATTAGGTGAAGTAATTTAATGAGATGCTTTTCGGCGAAAATATTTTTTCTTGCAGCAATCGTTTTTGCGTTGGCTCAAAATGGTTGCGGTGATGGAATAACTCCTGAACCGGATAGTGTCGCAGGATTCAGCGGGAAGGTTTCATTCATAGGAACCTGGCCAGACAGTATTACAAGGACTCATATTGTGATGTTCAAAGATCCGTTGTTAGCCGCCTCAGATTTTAGTGCAATTAATCTTCGATATATAAGTCTTGAAATTCCTTACGGCATCACGGAGTATAATTTTAGTTCGCTTGATTCGGCTTATGTTCCGGCTGCCGGGGAACTATTAGCCGGTGAATATTCTTATCTTGCAGTTGCTATGTCAAAATCAACTTCATTATCTTTAAACCGGATTGATTGGTTTGTAGCAGGAGTTTATTATGCCAACAGCGATACAACAACTCCTGGTCTGTTAGTAGTTCCGGAAAATACACTGGTTAGAAATATTAATATTAAGTGCGATTTTAATAATCCTCCTCCGCAGCCGCCGGGTGGTATGTAATTAATCAGTTGTCATCAGATGAATATCAAAATATTTTTTTTAGCAGCAGTTTTTTGCCCGTTACTGTTTGCACAAACATACAGCATTCGAGGTAAGGTTACTGATTCACTTCAGGTTCCTGTACCTGGTGTGAATGTTATTCTTACCGGATCAACGATTGGTGCTGCAACAGGTACTGATGGTAATTTTGAAATATCAAATCTTCAGCCGGGAGTTTACTCACTTACATTTTCAGCAATTGGTTATGAAAAAACTACGATTGATAATATTACGATTACAACAAACAGTCCTGTAGTTAATGTGCAACTCACATCAAAAATATTTGAGACAGATCAGGTTGTAGTTTCAGCTAACAAACATGAACAAAATCTATCTGATCTTTCTGTTAGTGCCGAGATATTTTCCGCTGAGAACCTTTCGCGGAAAAATATATACAATCTGGAAAATGCTATGCGATACATTCCCGGTGTAAGTATGGTACAGGATCAGATCAGCATAAGAGGATCAAGCGGTTACAGCCGCGGTGCAGGCTCACGTGTTTTACTCGCGATAGATGGAATTCCTTTTTATACAGGTGATACAGGAGAAACAATCTGGGAGGTGATTCCAACCACAGCCATTAAAAGAATTGAAGTTATAAAAGGTGCATCAAGTTCTTTGTATGGATCGGGTGCAATTGGCGGTGTAGTTAATATTATTACTAACGAGCCAACCGAAATATCTTCAACATATATTAAGACTTTCATTGGCGCTTATGATAAACCACACTATGATGAGTGGGATTGGTCTGGTGAGTACCGGACATTTAACGGCATTACATTATCTCACTCCAACACTTATAACAACTTTGGCTTTAATTTATCTTTAACGCGGCTTGAAGATCTCAGTTATAAACAGAGCGGGTATTCAAAAAAATATACAGGATTTTTGAAAACTAATTATTCGCTTTCAGAAAATTCATCTTTAGATCTTCTTATAAATTTATTCAGAAAAAAAAGCGGCAATTTTGTTTACTGGAAAAATGCAATGAACGCTTTGGTTCCTCCTGATGCTGATCAGGGGCAGGTTGTTCAGACAGAAAGGGATTTATTCGCTCTGACATATACCAACCTGATTGAAGAAGATTTATCTTTAACACTGAGATCAAGTTACTACAGAACATATTGGGAAGATGGAGCAATTCCATTAAATCAATCACGAACAAATTTGTTCAGAGGTGAAGTACAGGTTAATTATAGCTTTTCTGATGATCTGATTCTTGTGTCCGGCATTGAAGCATCAGGCAGTAGAGTAACATCAACATTATTTGGTAATCCAACATCATTCAGTGCCGGCGGTTATTACCAGGCAGAATACAAATTCGGATTCCCGTTATCGATGACAGCCGGTATCAGGTATGATTATTCAAAACTGGATACGATAGATGGTTCATCTGCTTTCTCACCTAAAATTGGATTTAACTATAAAGTATCTCCGGAGTTTGTTATTCGTGCAAACATAGGTACGGGATTCAGAGCACCGACACTTGCTGAATCATTCACATCTACCACAGCGAGTGGAATAACTGTCAGACCAAATCCGAATTTAAAATCTGAATCGAACCTTTCCTTTGAAGGAGGCGTAAGTTTCAAACCTTTGGAAATTGTATCGATGGATGTTTCTCTGTTCTCAACTGAATATTATGATTTTATCGAAGCCAGTTTAAAAGCAGATAATCTTGGAAACAGCTTTATTATTTTTGACAACGTTACAAGAGCACGCATACAAGGATTTGAAGTTGGAACAGATATCGGAATCATTCCGGGTTTATTGACAGGAAATATAAATTATTGTTATCTGTGGGCGAGAGACATTGAAAAAAATAAAGCGCTGAAATACAGACCGCGCCATATCCTATCATCAGGGATTGAAGCTAGCTACAAAAAAATTCTGTTGGGATTTGATTTCAGATATTGGAGTCGGGTAGAAGAAATTGACAACGAACTTATTGATCTTGGTCTGGTTCCGGATGGCAGGAAAAGAGTGGAAGTAATTCTTCTTGATGCACGAGCCGGATATATGCTGGATATATTTAATCAGCAGATCAGACTTTTTTTAAATGCTAATAATATTTTAAATTATAACTACGTCGAACTGATTGGTAATCTCCAGCCGATCAGGCATTTATCACTAAGTGCTGAATTAACATTTTGACAAGTAGTTGTATGTCAGAAAATCTAATAATCAAAAATAAACAGTAGCAAGAGGGGCCAAATGTTTATAGATACACACGCACACCTGTTCTATTCCAATTTCGATGGTGAAGTAGATTCTGTCATTCGGAGAGCGAAAGAAAATCTGATTGACTATATACTTGTTCCGGCAACAGATTTAGCAACATCAAAGTCTACTATCGAGTTAACAAAAAATTATGATATGGTTTATGGCGCCGTTGGTGTTCATCCGCACGATACAAAGGACTGGGATGACAGTATCTTAAACGAAATTGAAGCGCTTGCTGCGAATAATAAAATCGTAGCCATCGGTGAAATAGGACTTGATTATTACTATGATTATTCACCAAGAGAAAAACAGATACATGCCTTCAGATCTCAGATAGAACTTGCTTTGAAAATGAATCTTCCGGTGATCATTCATAACAGGGACTCTGATGAAGATATGATGAAGATTGTGACCGAATATTGTAAAGATGGTT
It includes:
- a CDS encoding TonB-dependent receptor — encoded protein: MNIKIFFLAAVFCPLLFAQTYSIRGKVTDSLQVPVPGVNVILTGSTIGAATGTDGNFEISNLQPGVYSLTFSAIGYEKTTIDNITITTNSPVVNVQLTSKIFETDQVVVSANKHEQNLSDLSVSAEIFSAENLSRKNIYNLENAMRYIPGVSMVQDQISIRGSSGYSRGAGSRVLLAIDGIPFYTGDTGETIWEVIPTTAIKRIEVIKGASSSLYGSGAIGGVVNIITNEPTEISSTYIKTFIGAYDKPHYDEWDWSGEYRTFNGITLSHSNTYNNFGFNLSLTRLEDLSYKQSGYSKKYTGFLKTNYSLSENSSLDLLINLFRKKSGNFVYWKNAMNALVPPDADQGQVVQTERDLFALTYTNLIEEDLSLTLRSSYYRTYWEDGAIPLNQSRTNLFRGEVQVNYSFSDDLILVSGIEASGSRVTSTLFGNPTSFSAGGYYQAEYKFGFPLSMTAGIRYDYSKLDTIDGSSAFSPKIGFNYKVSPEFVIRANIGTGFRAPTLAESFTSTTASGITVRPNPNLKSESNLSFEGGVSFKPLEIVSMDVSLFSTEYYDFIEASLKADNLGNSFIIFDNVTRARIQGFEVGTDIGIIPGLLTGNINYCYLWARDIEKNKALKYRPRHILSSGIEASYKKILLGFDFRYWSRVEEIDNELIDLGLVPDGRKRVEVILLDARAGYMLDIFNQQIRLFLNANNILNYNYVELIGNLQPIRHLSLSAELTF